A region of Natribaculum luteum DNA encodes the following proteins:
- a CDS encoding PadR family transcriptional regulator translates to MPVHDLTGFQRDLLFVIAGLESPNGQEIKTELENSQEREILHGRLYANLDTLVEDDYVEKGEEDGRTNQYTITERGKEAIATRYDWQTEYVRPNTHPAKL, encoded by the coding sequence ATGCCAGTACACGATCTGACCGGCTTCCAGCGCGATCTGCTGTTCGTCATCGCCGGGCTCGAGTCGCCGAACGGCCAGGAGATCAAGACGGAACTCGAAAACTCACAGGAGCGGGAGATACTCCACGGCCGCCTGTACGCGAACCTCGACACGCTCGTCGAAGACGACTACGTCGAGAAAGGAGAGGAAGACGGCCGCACGAACCAGTATACGATCACCGAACGGGGCAAAGAAGCGATCGCCACCAGGTACGACTGGCAGACGGAGTACGTCAGGCCGAATACGCACCCTGCGAAGCTCTAG
- the glmM gene encoding phosphoglucosamine mutase, with product MFGTSGIRGAVGRDVTAELALSVGRAVASDGYDRVVVGRDVRESGVVLLDALTAGLRECGADVLEIGVASTPTIARAVGRFEADAGVVVTASHNPATDNGIKLWTPSGKAFGPDRRAAITERVQSDDYDLQPWDGLGSRHRREGAIDHHATALREAVSIDDPPSVVVDVGNGAGGVTARVLHDLGCEVKTLNGQQDGSFPGRPSEPNEETLETLATVLESTDAAVGIAHDGDADRMMAVDETGTFVPKDVLLALFARNAADDGDRVAAPVDTSLAVDDALAEVGASLTRTRVGDVYVAERATDDDVVFGGEPSGAWIWPDETLCPDGPLAACKLVELVADRGPLSELAASVETYPIRRNSVEVADKDAVMDRVREAVADRYDDVDTLDGVRVDAGDGWFLVRKSGTQPLVRITAEARDEGRTEQLYADATEIVTDAT from the coding sequence ATGTTTGGAACGAGTGGCATCCGTGGTGCGGTGGGGAGGGATGTAACTGCCGAACTCGCGCTGTCTGTCGGCCGTGCCGTCGCCTCGGACGGGTACGACCGGGTCGTCGTCGGCCGCGACGTCCGCGAGAGTGGCGTCGTGTTACTCGACGCACTGACCGCGGGGCTACGAGAGTGTGGAGCGGACGTCCTCGAAATCGGCGTCGCGTCGACGCCGACGATCGCCCGTGCCGTCGGGCGGTTCGAGGCCGACGCCGGCGTCGTGGTGACGGCGTCGCACAACCCCGCGACGGACAACGGGATCAAACTCTGGACGCCCTCCGGAAAGGCGTTCGGCCCCGACCGACGAGCGGCGATCACGGAACGCGTACAGAGCGACGACTACGACCTGCAACCCTGGGACGGCCTCGGCTCGCGCCACCGCCGCGAGGGTGCGATCGACCACCACGCGACGGCGTTGCGGGAGGCGGTGTCGATCGACGACCCGCCGAGCGTCGTCGTCGACGTCGGCAACGGTGCAGGCGGGGTCACCGCGCGTGTGCTGCACGATCTCGGCTGTGAAGTCAAGACGTTAAACGGCCAGCAAGACGGGAGTTTTCCCGGCCGGCCGAGCGAACCGAACGAGGAGACGCTCGAGACGCTCGCGACCGTCCTCGAGAGCACCGACGCGGCGGTGGGGATCGCTCACGACGGCGACGCGGACCGGATGATGGCCGTCGACGAGACCGGCACGTTCGTCCCGAAAGACGTCCTGCTGGCGCTGTTCGCGCGAAACGCCGCGGACGACGGCGATCGAGTCGCTGCGCCCGTCGACACGAGTCTCGCCGTCGACGACGCACTGGCAGAGGTGGGCGCGTCGCTGACCAGAACTCGAGTCGGCGACGTCTACGTCGCCGAACGCGCCACCGACGACGACGTCGTCTTTGGCGGCGAACCCAGCGGCGCGTGGATCTGGCCGGACGAGACGCTCTGTCCCGACGGACCGCTCGCGGCGTGTAAACTCGTCGAACTGGTCGCCGACCGCGGTCCGCTCTCGGAACTCGCCGCGAGCGTCGAGACGTACCCGATCCGACGTAACTCGGTCGAGGTCGCGGACAAGGACGCCGTCATGGATCGGGTTCGCGAGGCCGTGGCGGACCGATACGACGACGTCGACACCTTGGACGGCGTCCGCGTCGACGCCGGCGACGGCTGGTTCCTCGTTCGAAAGAGCGGGACCCAGCCGCTCGTACGGATCACGGCGGAGGCCCGCGACGAAGGCCGGACCGAACAACTGTACGCCGACGCGACGGAGATCGTCACCGACGCGACGTGA
- the glmU gene encoding bifunctional sugar-1-phosphate nucleotidylyltransferase/acetyltransferase, with product MKAVVLAAGEGTRIRPLSASLPKPMLPVADRPLVAHTVDAAIDAGADEIVLVIGYEAATVREYFGETYRDVPISYAVQDEQAGTAHAVNAASGRLDGPFAVLNGDNLYDPDAIARLFEEAPAVCAIEVDDPSNYGVLSTTDGTVTDIVEKPADPPTNLANAGAYAFPERAREWLEVPQSERGEHEITDVLAKVIDQYAVTPITLERWLDVGRPWELLEANEWKLGDLERRIDGDVSDEATLEGDVVVEEGATVRSGVVIEGPALIRSGATVGPNAYVRSATLIDEGAKVGHAVEVKNSVLSPGATVSHLSYVGDSVLGRDVNFGAGTTVANLRHDDASVKFTVKGERVSTGRRKFGVVAGDGVKTGINTSLTPGLKLEADARTRPGETVDRDR from the coding sequence ATGAAAGCCGTGGTTCTCGCAGCAGGCGAAGGGACGCGTATCCGACCGCTGTCTGCGTCTCTTCCGAAGCCGATGCTTCCCGTCGCCGATCGACCGCTCGTCGCACACACTGTCGACGCGGCGATCGACGCCGGTGCAGACGAGATCGTCCTCGTGATCGGGTACGAGGCAGCGACCGTCCGGGAGTACTTCGGTGAGACGTACCGGGACGTCCCGATCAGCTACGCCGTCCAGGACGAACAGGCCGGGACGGCACACGCGGTCAACGCCGCGAGCGGCCGCCTCGACGGCCCCTTCGCGGTGCTCAACGGAGACAACCTCTACGATCCTGACGCGATCGCCCGGCTCTTCGAGGAAGCGCCGGCCGTCTGCGCGATCGAGGTCGACGACCCGAGCAATTACGGCGTCCTCAGCACTACCGACGGCACCGTCACGGACATCGTCGAGAAACCTGCCGACCCGCCGACGAACCTCGCCAACGCCGGCGCGTACGCCTTCCCCGAACGCGCTCGCGAGTGGCTCGAGGTTCCCCAGAGCGAACGCGGCGAACACGAGATCACCGACGTCCTCGCGAAAGTGATCGACCAGTACGCCGTCACGCCGATCACGCTCGAGCGCTGGCTCGACGTCGGCCGACCGTGGGAGTTGCTCGAGGCCAACGAGTGGAAACTCGGCGACCTCGAGCGCCGCATCGACGGCGACGTCAGCGACGAGGCGACCCTCGAGGGCGACGTCGTCGTCGAGGAGGGCGCGACGGTGCGATCGGGCGTCGTGATCGAGGGGCCGGCACTGATCCGCTCGGGTGCGACCGTCGGGCCGAACGCCTACGTTCGGAGTGCGACCCTGATCGACGAGGGGGCGAAGGTCGGCCACGCGGTCGAGGTGAAAAACAGCGTCCTCTCGCCGGGTGCGACCGTCAGCCACCTCTCGTACGTGGGCGACAGCGTCCTCGGTCGAGACGTCAACTTCGGCGCGGGGACGACCGTCGCGAACCTCCGTCACGACGATGCGAGCGTGAAGTTCACCGTCAAAGGCGAGCGAGTCTCGACCGGCCGGCGCAAGTTCGGCGTCGTCGCCGGCGACGGCGTCAAGACGGGGATCAACACGAGCCTGACGCCGGGGCTGAAACTCGAGGCCGACGCCCGGACGCGACCCGGCGAGACGGTCGACCGGGACCGCTGA
- the glmS gene encoding glutamine--fructose-6-phosphate transaminase (isomerizing) → MCGIIGHVGDSDAIDTLITGLENLEYRGYDSAGVAVQNGSGIAIQKRSGRVSELKESIEDRPLKGRVGIGHTRWSTHGPPTDENAHPHTNSTTDVAVVHNGIIENYAELKARLERKGHEFTSDTDTEVIPHLIQQYLDEGVENETAFRRAIDELEGSYAVAVMVSGEHALYAARRGSPLVVGVEDDEFFLASDVPAFLEYTDEVVYLEDGDVAIVRPDGVEFTDLGGNPVSRDLETVNWDPEQTGKGEYDHFMLKEIFEQPTSLAQAIEGRTDPETEAVHLEGFGPGTFDGVETVQLIACGTSYHAALYGSLVLNQAGIPSRALLANEYSVCAPPVDEETLVVAVSQSGETADTLSALREATAEGAQTLTVTNVMGSTAAREADDSLLIRAGPEIGVAATKTFSSQAVVLELLAHRLTCDVLGTSPFDLESFLPELDRLPGRLEGLLESTDARAIARRYQGSQSYFFIGRGLGYPVALEGALKFKEITYEHAEGFASGELKHGPLALVTPETPVFAVFTGQEDEKTLKNAEEAQTRGAPVVAVCPDDHRATEVADAHLEIPPTNPELAGLLANVQLQLVSYHAADLLGRPIDKPRNLAKSVTVE, encoded by the coding sequence ATGTGCGGTATCATCGGCCACGTTGGCGACAGTGACGCGATAGACACGCTCATCACCGGACTCGAGAACCTCGAGTATCGCGGCTACGACTCCGCCGGCGTCGCCGTCCAGAACGGCTCCGGAATCGCGATACAGAAACGCTCCGGACGGGTCTCGGAACTGAAAGAGTCGATCGAGGACAGACCGCTCAAGGGGCGGGTCGGGATCGGGCACACCCGCTGGAGCACGCACGGCCCGCCGACCGACGAGAACGCCCACCCACACACGAACTCGACTACGGACGTCGCCGTCGTCCACAACGGGATCATCGAGAACTACGCCGAACTCAAGGCACGTCTCGAACGGAAGGGCCACGAGTTCACCAGCGACACCGACACCGAAGTGATCCCGCATCTCATCCAGCAGTACCTCGACGAGGGCGTCGAGAACGAGACCGCCTTCCGGCGAGCGATCGACGAACTCGAGGGGAGTTACGCCGTCGCAGTGATGGTGTCGGGCGAACACGCCCTCTACGCCGCTCGGCGGGGGTCGCCGCTGGTCGTCGGCGTGGAAGACGACGAGTTCTTCCTGGCCAGCGACGTCCCTGCGTTCCTCGAGTACACCGACGAGGTGGTCTATCTCGAGGACGGTGACGTCGCGATCGTCCGTCCAGACGGCGTCGAGTTCACGGACCTCGGCGGCAACCCGGTGAGTCGGGACCTGGAGACGGTCAACTGGGACCCCGAACAGACCGGCAAGGGCGAGTACGACCACTTCATGCTCAAGGAAATTTTCGAACAGCCGACCTCGCTCGCCCAGGCCATCGAGGGACGAACCGACCCGGAGACGGAGGCGGTCCACCTCGAGGGGTTCGGCCCTGGGACGTTCGACGGCGTCGAGACCGTCCAGTTGATCGCCTGTGGCACCTCGTATCACGCCGCCCTCTACGGCTCGCTCGTGTTGAACCAGGCCGGCATCCCCTCGCGAGCGCTGCTGGCGAACGAGTACAGTGTCTGTGCCCCGCCGGTCGACGAGGAGACGCTGGTCGTCGCGGTCAGCCAGAGCGGCGAGACCGCCGACACGCTCTCTGCGCTCCGGGAAGCGACGGCCGAGGGTGCACAGACGTTGACAGTCACGAACGTCATGGGTTCGACGGCGGCCCGTGAGGCCGACGACTCGCTGCTCATCCGCGCCGGACCGGAGATCGGCGTCGCCGCGACGAAGACGTTCTCCTCGCAGGCGGTCGTCCTCGAACTGCTCGCACACCGTCTCACGTGTGACGTGCTCGGCACCTCGCCGTTCGATCTCGAGTCGTTCCTGCCGGAACTCGATCGGCTCCCCGGCCGACTCGAGGGGCTCCTCGAGTCCACCGACGCGAGAGCGATCGCCCGGCGATACCAGGGGAGTCAGTCGTACTTCTTCATCGGCCGCGGACTCGGCTACCCGGTCGCACTCGAGGGCGCGCTGAAGTTCAAGGAGATCACCTACGAGCACGCCGAGGGCTTCGCCTCGGGCGAACTCAAACACGGCCCGCTCGCGCTCGTGACGCCGGAGACGCCGGTGTTCGCGGTGTTCACCGGACAGGAGGACGAGAAGACGCTGAAAAACGCAGAGGAAGCCCAGACCCGGGGTGCGCCCGTCGTCGCCGTCTGTCCGGACGACCACAGGGCGACCGAGGTCGCCGACGCCCACCTCGAGATTCCCCCGACCAATCCCGAACTCGCCGGACTGCTCGCGAACGTCCAGCTCCAGCTCGTCTCGTATCACGCGGCCGACCTGCTCGGACGGCCGATCGACAAGCCGCGGAACCTGGCGAAAAGCGTCACCGTCGAGTAG
- a CDS encoding MarR family winged helix-turn-helix transcriptional regulator, with amino-acid sequence MHATDQQSDATTAPETDVGVDDLSPSAKLVYKVLEYEGPMTQEEIAAESRLCPRTVRYALGKLEHHGTVTSRVNLEDARQSIYRLVD; translated from the coding sequence ATGCACGCGACAGACCAGCAGTCGGACGCGACCACGGCACCCGAGACGGACGTCGGCGTCGACGACCTCTCGCCGAGTGCAAAACTCGTCTACAAGGTCCTCGAGTACGAGGGGCCGATGACCCAGGAGGAGATCGCCGCCGAATCGCGGCTCTGTCCCCGGACCGTCAGGTACGCACTCGGAAAACTCGAGCACCACGGAACGGTGACCAGTCGCGTCAACCTCGAGGACGCACGACAGTCGATCTACCGACTCGTCGACTGA
- a CDS encoding DUF7563 family protein translates to MSTESSDTKWTPMTSRSQTTAPRCVNCGHQVTRQFARVFGDNRDVVHACPECSTYREMKTSDYIPEEVR, encoded by the coding sequence ATGTCGACGGAATCATCCGACACGAAGTGGACGCCGATGACGTCCCGTTCCCAGACGACCGCCCCTCGCTGTGTCAACTGCGGCCATCAGGTCACCCGACAGTTCGCCCGCGTCTTCGGCGACAATCGCGACGTCGTCCACGCCTGTCCCGAGTGTTCGACCTACCGCGAGATGAAGACGTCCGACTACATCCCCGAGGAAGTCCGCTAG
- a CDS encoding lipid II:glycine glycyltransferase FemX, with protein MGIDVTELDRHADEDEWDRYVERGRHTNPFYRAAALELQAEDTGTTPHLLAGFKGQEVAGLFPIFEYRKGPIVGAFSPAPYSWSVYLGPTMVNVEKLKQRKADRRTRQFVEGCLEWVETELSPHYTKFVAAEFDDVRPFTWNDYEVTPGYTYVVDLEGSEEELLNRFSSDARSNVRNASEADYVVAEGDGDDVERIVDQVRARYENQDRPFQLSTAFARRMYETLPEGAIRPYTCRVDGEFVGGILVVESDTTRYRWQGGVKPDADVDLSINDLLDWHVMRDGLRDGLERYDLVGAGVPSINRYKAKFNPRLETHYTITSGAFGLDVLIDQYRKVR; from the coding sequence ATGGGGATCGACGTCACCGAACTCGACCGCCACGCAGACGAGGACGAGTGGGATCGCTACGTCGAACGAGGCCGACACACGAACCCCTTCTATCGAGCGGCCGCACTCGAGTTGCAGGCCGAAGACACCGGCACGACGCCACACCTGCTCGCCGGGTTCAAAGGACAGGAGGTCGCCGGTCTCTTCCCGATCTTCGAGTACCGGAAGGGACCGATCGTCGGGGCGTTCTCGCCTGCCCCGTACTCGTGGTCCGTCTACCTCGGTCCCACGATGGTGAACGTCGAGAAACTCAAGCAACGAAAGGCCGACCGTCGCACTCGCCAGTTCGTCGAGGGCTGTCTCGAGTGGGTCGAGACGGAGCTGTCACCACACTACACCAAGTTCGTCGCCGCCGAGTTCGACGACGTGCGGCCGTTCACCTGGAACGACTACGAGGTCACGCCCGGATACACCTACGTCGTCGACCTCGAGGGGTCCGAGGAGGAGTTGCTAAACCGGTTCAGCAGCGACGCCCGGAGCAACGTTCGCAACGCGAGCGAAGCGGACTACGTCGTCGCCGAGGGTGACGGCGACGACGTCGAACGGATCGTCGACCAGGTGCGAGCGCGCTACGAGAACCAGGATCGACCGTTCCAGCTGTCGACGGCGTTCGCCCGCAGAATGTACGAGACGCTTCCCGAGGGGGCGATCCGACCGTACACCTGCCGCGTCGACGGCGAGTTCGTCGGGGGCATTCTGGTCGTCGAGTCGGACACGACCCGGTACCGGTGGCAGGGTGGCGTCAAGCCCGACGCCGACGTCGACCTCTCGATCAACGATTTGCTCGACTGGCACGTCATGCGCGATGGCCTCCGCGACGGCCTCGAGCGTTACGACCTCGTCGGCGCGGGCGTCCCGAGCATCAACCGCTACAAGGCGAAGTTCAACCCTCGCCTCGAGACCCACTACACGATCACGTCCGGTGCGTTCGGGCTCGACGTACTCATCGATCAGTATCGGAAAGTCCGGTGA